Proteins from a single region of Myxococcales bacterium:
- a CDS encoding FG-GAP repeat protein, translated as MLSLIPAPAAALAVTEDATLMASDAAADDRFGAAVSISGDTALIGAYLDDDNGSDSGSAYVFRFDGTTWVEEAKLTPSDGAAS; from the coding sequence CGCTCCAGCGGCGGCGCTGGCGGTCACTGAAGACGCGACGCTCATGGCTTCCGACGCCGCGGCGGACGACCGATTCGGCGCTGCGGTCTCGATCTCGGGCGACACGGCCCTGATCGGAGCCTACCTCGACGACGACAACGGATCGGATTCCGGGTCGGCCTATGTGTTCCGCTTTGACGGGACAACCTGGGTTGAAGAGGCGAAGCTCACGCCTTCCGACGGCGCGGCGAGC